GGATTACAAAATTTTATTTTATATGACTACAACTTGTTGTAAAATTTAATTTTATATGCCTCATGTGGGCGGACATGGCAGCGTTTGGATGTTCAAATTGCACTTGACTGCTTGGAATggaaccccccctcccccccacaacACGCGCAAACACCAAGCTGAAGGTGAGAAGCTAAGGCAACAGTCTTTTCTTACACAGGATAGTTGGTCGACCAACCTCACCAAAAAAGACTATCCTCCTCCTCCATCCGGCGCCATCACCGGTCCGCCTCATCTCTGACGCCCTTTGGGCCATGGATGTGTAGAGGACTTCACCCCCTACCAGCGGGAGGGACCCTGTTCTCATTCTTGTTATAGGTTCAATGTCTTGGTTGGGGTTGTGTGGCGGCCGCGATGGCGCCCCTCAGTAGGAATAAATATCTCTCACGTTCTATCCCCGTCCTGATGTGTGCAGAGCTTTGTTGGAGCGTGTGGAGGCGTGTCTTCGTTGGATCTCACAGTTCGGTCGGTGCTAGTTTTCGGTTGCTTTATTTGGATCCGGTCTTAGTTCATCTTTATTTAGGTGTTCACATGTTTGATTCTTTCAATCTATGATTTTTTCATCAGCTATTTTTGCTGCTTTAAAGcactggtcctatggggccttagcacgacgccTTCAGATTCTCTACTACAACAAGGGTTGCCGGGCTCCGCGAGGGAGGTACGACGGCAACGGCGCGCTTTCGCCTCGCTTCGGTACTTGTAATCGTCGGCAGGTGGTCCGCGGGCAAGGTTATAATTTCTATTATTTTTGGTGTTTTCTTACTGCCATGACGTGAATTAATTGAAAGTTTTGTGGAGTAAAAAAAAGAGGTCGGGCAACctctgcatgcatgcatgcagtctCGTGCTGGGAAAATTTCACAAGTATACCCACCACAAATTTCAAAGGCAAAAAAGGGGGGCAGGATTTGCCACAATCCGTGTCATAGAAACACCGGCCAATGGCAGGGCGCGATATACGCACAGCGATCCGTGCCACCATCGATCTCAGCCGTCAATTATTTTGATCTTGCAACGCCTGTGCCAATCAATCTGTATACAACACAAATTACGGCAGGTATCAATCGctaagggcgtgtttggttgcctgcatagGCCTCGACCAGGCCCGCGGGAAAGTGATCAGCCTGTTTGGTAGCCCGCATACACTATTGGGCTTACATCGCACGCTTCTTAAAGCACCTCTGGGCTTGCCTCACTCGAAACGCACGAATCGGCAGTTTCTCCAGGGCCAGGCCCGAGCAGTGCACGTGGGCTGCGGCGGCTGCACGCGCGCGGCCACGCTCGAGAAGCCGTGTTGCTTCCCGAAGCGCCGGCAGTTATTAGCCTCACCGCCCCTCACCGCTCCCTCTCCCCACTCTTCCCCACTCTCCCAACTCtcaccggcggcggcggatcggagcagaggaagaagaccaCCGGACTCCATCACCGGCGGCGCCGGAtcggagcagaggaagaagaccaCCGGACTCCATCAATGGCGGTAAGCACTTCTCTCTCTTCGACATGCACGCTACATTCGATCCACGGTGGAGGGGAATGGGGAATAGAGGTGGATAAGCATAGGGGTAGTTCATACTAGTTCATAGCAGTTCATGCGAGTCCATACATGCAAGATCGGAATGCAGAAGGGGGATTGGGGGATAGGGGGATAGGGGGATTGGGGGTGGACAACGGACACCGGCTGACCGTGGCGGCCATCACCGGCGTGCGGAGCGGCTGGTCGAGCCGCTggccttcatcttcttcttcatcgccGTGCGGGTCGGCGGGTCGTCGTCGTCGTACTCGGCGGAGTCGAGGTCGATCTGCCAGGTACGTCGGCCTGGCTCCGGTGCCCTCGCTAGCATGTGCACCGCTTCTTGTTCCTCCTCCTTAGACTCCCCGCCAATGACCGCCGGCGGCGCGATAGCCGTCTCCCAATACACTGCGGCACGGCGGTCATTAGGAGCCCAGGAGGTCTTGTACTTGCACCACTTCTTCCTCTTTTTAGCGTCGTCGGAGATGGCCTGATTCATGGCCCAGCGAATGATGTCAACTGCCATCGCGCCCTTCGCTGGGTCAGGAATAAGCGTCTTCAGCTCTTCTTTAGTGGCCTTCATGAGCACTGCGTTAGATTCGTTCTGCATGTCCGGCATGGAGCCGAAGTTCGAGCACACCCCCATGGTGTTCTCGAACTTGGTGTGGTCACCAGCCGACCACCCGAGGAAGAAGGCCCTCCAGCCAATACCCCAAGGGAAGGGGTTGGCGTTGGAGCTGGAGCTAGAGCTCATGGCGATGGGGAGGAGGAAGGTTGACAGTGAGAGAAGAGAGGGGGTGGGTAAGTAGTGGTGGGAAGGGTGAGTAAATATAGGGGgatggagaggaggagaagagtgACAGTCATGCCGTCTTAACTACAAGCTCTTCAATTAGCCATGAACTCTGTGATGTGCGTGACTCCATGAATTGTGTGCAGATTGAGGAGAGCAATGAgatgggcttggaggtgctcccGGCCGTTGACAACAAGGGCAAGCAACCCCTTCACCCAATGCCCGACGTGGTTGTGCTGCCGCCCACCGCCGAGGAAGACCCGAAGACGCCTGAGGGTGGCGACGACGAGGGCATGGAGGAACCCCCCAGCAACAAGAGCCGCAACTACGGCCACTACCATCAGGAGGATGGCCCAACTCACTTCTGCAAGGTCATCCTTGCACCGAAGCTTGAGTGCATCCCCATGCCCCTAGACTTCACCAAGCACTTCGTCACGGTGCAGATGGAGTTCAAGCTCAGGAACAACACCGGCTGCTCCTGGAAGGTGATGGTCAAGCTGATGAACGGCAGGGTGACCCTGGATCAGGGTTGGGCCACCTACGCAGCCGTTCATCAGATCAAGATCGGCTACATGGTGACGTTCAAGCTCCTCACTCCCGACACCCTCAAGGTCATCATCTTCGACGATGATGGCATTGAGGTCGTCAACAAGTACGGGAAGCACGACGAAGCCTTCGCCGCCAAGGAGTAGGGCCGGGCCACCTCTTTCTAGCGTACTATCGAGTCTGCTTTGAACATGTTTATGGTTTATGCGTTGAACTGTTATGAAGTGTGGTACTGCTTATATCTGAATTATGCTAGTTGatgctctgttgtgcttaggatGTGTGCTGCCGAAGTGTGGTGGTAACCTCACCAACTAGCCAAAGAGGTTACCACACACCAGGCGTTGCATACAACCAAACACCATGCCTTGGGTTTGTCCACTaacatgcaggcaaccaaacaccaGGCAGTGTGGTTCTGCCCATGCAGGCAACCAAAAAACATGCTGATGGTGCATTTGAGGCTGCATTTGCATAGCCAGGTTGGGTGGAGAAGTGTATGCAATGCGGGTACTGTAGCGcacggcaaccaaacacgccctaagTCAGTTCGTTCGTGCGGCCGCTACTGTTAGGACCACCTATAAATACCCCTGCATCTCGCTGTTTCTCCCACAGAAGACAGAACAGGGTTTCAACCGGTCAACGTGTGCGAGCGCAAGGCACAACAACCGTGAGAGGTACACAATTTCAGCACGTCTAATTCTTGTGGTTGGTTGTACTTTAGCGTTATTTACTTCTTCCGGCGGTAATTTGTTGTTTTCTTTCAGCATGTTGGTCTCGTTTCAAGTTGCATGCATAGTTTAGCCCATGCACCACCTCTGCTTTTCTAGCTAACAATCACTGATATAAATCTGGGATGCGTCTAGTGGGCGGCCGGCTACCCACTAGTGCGATCGAGCGGCCGGCCTGAAAAGGAAACTCCCTGTCACCTCGCGGTCCTGCGCTCTAGAAAAGGAAACCGACCACCAAACCCACGCGATCAAGCGGCCAGTCCTGATAGGCCCAAACAGAAGGAGAGAAAAGTCTCCCCACGCTCCAACGCAGGGccggccctggggggggggggccaggggcggccgccccgggcTTCCAAAATCCAGCCCCCCGAGGTATGTATGTAGGCTATAGACCTATGGCCCATACTGGGCAGATGCGTTCCAGGGAGCCGCAGCCCGATCTCCCGATCCCAGCGACCAGCGGAATTTCCTTTCACGTACAAAAATTAGCGATCAATCAGCGGCCTGGACGATTCCTTTCCTATTCTGTTGGATTGCTCGTTTGATCCATCACGCAGAGTCATGCAAGCGCAATGATTCCCAGGTCCCGGCCCTAGCTGCTAGCTGCTGACGCCGCCGTACATGCACGCACGAACTCCCGCGTCGGTGCCCCTGGTCATTTCCTTCCTAATTTGTATATATTCTCCGCTGATTTCAATTCTGGGGTCCTCTTTGGCATTCGCTCAATTGTTCTCTTCTCAACCCTCTGTAGAATCTATGCGCTGTGCAGTCCCCTGTGTATTGTATACGCACATGCAATGAAGTTTGGCCATCACTCCATCAGGTATTGAGGATTTGAGGTATGTAATATTGATACAAAAAATTCCTTTGATTCATAGCGGGCACTGTTCAACAATTGATAGAACAAATTGTTTTCTTTTCAGCATTGTGTGTGTGTTATTATGACGTTCTCCAGTAAGAGGAACTATCCATCATGTAGCTCtaaaaggaaaaagaagaaggaagtgGAGAAATTGATACACACGCAACGCGAAGGTATTCACCAATTTCTCAAGCCGACTAATATTGGTGCTTCCACTGCTTCGACAAACCCAGATGATGCATTGGCGATTGTTGCTATAGTGGAAGAGCAACAAACTAATGAGAATTCGGACACTAATGagcaaaaagaaaatatcaacaCCAACACCGGCGATAACAATGTAAGTGGCTCTGAGAATGTAGGTAATTCGTCAGATGCACATGCCCAATCTGCTAGTGTTGATGAACAACCAGTTTATACTGCCGATATTTATGATCCAAGAGATTGGGATAATCTTGGTAATAAAGCAAGAGATGCGTTAGTTGAGAAAGGGCCTATGAGATAGGGAAAACTGGAATACAAGGTAGATGATGCAGGAAGACATTTTTCGTATGCTCATTATCATAGAAAATTAAGCAATGGAGAGGAACATGATAGAAAATGGCTAGTTTATTCAAAAGATGTCAATAATATTTTTTGCTTCTGTTGTAAGATATTCAAGTCTAGCATCAACAGGAGTTAGAGTTCCTTAGCACATGATGGACTAGGACATTGGAGGCATATTAGTGACAAGCTTAAAGAACATGAAAACATCATCGAGCATATTAATAACATGAACAAGTGGAATGAATTGAGGGTTAGACTACGGAAAGAGGAAACTATTGACAAGGAATTGCAACATCAAATAACAAAGGAGAAAGAACGTGGCAGGCAAGTTTTGTTAAGAATAATAGTTGTTGTGAAATATCTTGGTAAACGCAACTTGGCTTTTCGCGGAAATAGTGAGCAGCTTTACAAGGATGATAATGGTAATTTCTTAGCTTGCATTGAGATGATTGTAGAATTTGACATGGTAATGCAGGATCATCTTAGAAGTATTGAGAATAAAGAAATCCATTATCATTATCTCAGTCACAAAATATGGAATGAGTTGATATCTCTATTGGCTTCTGACATCATATGTTCTATTATAAAGGTTGTTAAAGAGGCTAAGTATTTCTCTGTTATCCTAGATTGTACCCCTGATGTTAGTCATCAAGAACAAATGACTTTTCTAGTCCGATGTGTTAATCTGTCTGATGGCAAAATAAAAATTGAGGAGTACTTTTTGGGGTTCTTGAAAGTGGATGACACTTCTGGCTTAGGGATTTTTAAAGCATTGCTTCAATCTATTGAGTCTTTTGGCCTAAATATTAATGATATAAGGGGTCAAGGATATGACAATGGTTCTAATATGAAAGGAAAATACCGAGGGGTACAATCTAGGTTACTTGATATGAATCCAAGTGCATTATATATGCCATGTGCTTGTCATAGTCTCAATCTCACTCTTTGTGATATGGCAAAATCATGTGAGAAAGCTGTTTCATTTTTTGGAATTGTTCAACACATATATGTATTATTTGCTGGCTCTACAAAAAGTTGAAATTATTGAAGAATTATTTGAGGTCAACAATGACTCAAGAGAGGTTAAATGGTTTGGCTACATTATGCATCGAGAAGAAATTATTGGATGAGATTGACATCGACCCCATCATAAGTGACTTTGCATCGAGGAATGTTAGCAGAAATGTTTAAGGTAATATGTATGAATCATTTGATATGCATACCGATTTTGGATGCATTTAAGTATTACTAATAATAATTTATGTATACATTTTCTTGAGACaaatatacatatatatatatatacacacacacatgcGCACGTATAATTACAATGACTTGTATATTAAGGGCCCCCAATTTTTAGTTCACCCCGGGCCCCCGAAATCTCAGGACCGGCCCTGCTCCCACGTGGCCAGCTGTACGTACCCAGCCCCTCCCATGCCCGCTCGCCGTCACGCCACCATggtgtcttcttcttctccacGAAAGAAGGGGATCCAaggcccttcttcctcctcctacACAGCCGCCATGGCAGCCCCAAAGTAGAAAAATAAGCTGCTTCAAAAAAGATCTAAGGGCAGGGTGGTCAGAGCCATACCAGGCAGCAACATCAGGGCAGGTAAATTCCCTCCCTCTGCCCCTCTTCACTTCCCCCCTTCTTCTACTACATTATGTCAACCCCCTTCTCCATGGATCTAGCAGAAATCCATGGAGAAGCTGCTTCAAAAAGAGGTGGATCTGGCACATAACCCCAACCTCCCCCCATGATTGTCATATCTGCAACTGAAAACAAGTACCATGAATTACTGTGAACTAACCATGGATAGAAGCCTACTATTTCCTGGTTTGTGCAACTAAACACAAGTCATTAGGTTTAGTTGCACAGCTTCCTAGTTGCACACTAAACATGGTTTGAGACCAACTTTACTGAACATTTTTCTAACATGCATGCCAACCAAGTTTCCCCCACCTAGATATGTTAAACAAGCCAACTAAAGCAAGTTCTCTGGCCAACCGAAACATGATTCTAGCCAACTCAACATGCATTGTAGCCAAAAACCTAAATATGCATTGTAGCCATCGGAAAATGCATAACTGTGCAACTATACATGCATCCCAGCCAACTGAACCTATATTTTGGCAACTCAGCATGCATGCTAGGCAAACTGAACATGAATCCTGAACATATATTCTGAGTGAACACTATAGAAAACCTGAAGTATATGTGCAATAAAAACATGTATCCTGGCCAACTGAACATGCATGCTGGCCAACTGAATATGCATCATGGCCAACCGAAACATCTATTCTAGCCAACTAAACACATTGACTGTCCAACTGAACATGCATGCTGGCCAACTGAAAATATGCATCCTGGCCAACTGAGACATCTACTCTAGCCAAAACCAAAAATCTGTAGTGCGACAGCGAAAACACAAGAAACTTTTGTACATAGCTAATGAAACCACAAACCATATTTAAATAGTCACATATATATTCTTGTCCCACACATATATTCTGGTCCCACACCTATTGCAAAGCTATGGTGTAAAAAATATGTTCACTATACTAGAAGTAAAAACAGAAACGGCGATGAAAAACATATATCTATAATCTGtcatccaattcttgtctcttcTTTCATCTGGATTTCTCCGTCTCAATTGTGGCATCAAATTATGTCCAAATTATGTGCAGAAAATCTAAATTAGCTCCTTGCCAAACAGAAAACTTGCGGATCATTGCAACAAAACAGAGGAAAAAGTCAGAAAAACTTTGTAGTAAAAAAAAGTCATGTTCTTGCCAGCTATTTACTGCAAACTGTGCAACTAACATAAAAACTCTGTGAAAAAAAACATACCTGTTATAATAAAGATTCTGCTATAGACATGTTGCTTTTGGAACTAAGATTGCCATAATGGTGTGCAACGTTATGTAATAAGCTTTTAGGTTGTTTGGAAACACTCTTTCATGATTAAACTGatgacatcacttccttcttttTTATATGAAGGGGATGTGTGGCAGCAGCCAAAAAAAGGGAAAAATATGCTTGATCCCAATGAGTTGCCTCCTGATCTCAATGAGCTTCCTTATGATATCGATCAGCAGCAACCCAGCATACCACAAGGAAATTTGACAGAAAATGGGCGCTCTGTTTACTACACGCAGACAAGTCGTGGGCCTAACCCTATGGGCCATGACAATGTAGCAGGGCAGTCATCAACCCGTGGTGCCCCTATAGTGGTGTCTTTGCAGTCAGAGAGCCATACTCTTGGTGACACGGGCACTGCGGCAAATGTTCCTGGTCCAACCAGGACTGAGCTCGGAGCTGGTGCTGtgcaaggagaagaaggagaagatgaGGCTGGTTCTCAACCGATGGAACCCTATGTTGGCATGAGGTTTGACACCCTTCAAATTGCTAAGGATCACTACAACAGCTACGCCCTATGGATGGGTTTCTCTGTAAAAAGGAACACCTCTAGGCGGACAGCTCGCACAAATGTATTGGTAAAACAGCAGTTTTGCTgtaacaagtacaagaagccaaaAGCTGATGATGGAGGAGCTGAGGCTCCTCGTGTCCTGGACCATATACCAGATCCAAAACCTATTGACAGTGATGAGGAGATGGAAGATGAACCTCCAATATTTGCTAAAGAGGAGGCTGGTACTAGTAAGAAAAAGAAGAAGCGTAAACGCGAGACAATAAAGCAGACTCAATGCAAGGAAAAATTGTTGGTGAAGCTGATAGATGGGCGATGGCAGGTGACGCACTTTGTTCGTGACCACAATCATCCGCTAGTGAACAAACCTTCGTTGTCCAAATACTTGAGATCCCACCAAGGCATCTCTCCTAATGAAAAGGAGTTTTTGCGCATCTTATATAACTGCAACTTGACTACAGGTGTGTTTCTATATCCCTTACAGAATTAAGTTTCCCTCTAGGCAGCCCAGTGTGCAACTAAAATGCCTTAAGTGTGCAACTAGTACCTTCACTGTGCAACTACATAATGTCCTGTGCAACTAGATTACCTTCACTACGCAACTACATAATGTCCTGTGTGCAAAATGAAAGTGTTTTCTAAAAGGTGCAGCTGGTTGTCCATTTCCTGCAACTATCTTCTGTGCCAACACATGCATATTACTGTGCAGCTGGATATGTGCATTCGTGCGACTAAAAAAAGATATATTGTTTCTTTTTATATCATGCATGTAATGGCAGAGTTCTATGGATCTGAGATGATGGTGCCGTTCGGACCAAAGGCAATAACAAATCTGTGTACAAGTTTCCGTAGAGATGACACAAAGGAGGGTGACATGATTGAGACAATTGCGCACTTCAAGGATATACAAAAAACCGATCCAGACTTCTTCTATAAGGTAAAATATGATGAAGAGGACAGAGTTGTCAACATATTTTGGATGGATGGCTCAGCTCGAAAAGCTTATGCGGAGGCGTACCACGATTGCATATCGTTTGACACCACCTACATGACCAACATGTACAATATGCCGTTCGCGCCCTTCATCGGAATAAACTGACATGGCCAATCTTTCATGCTGGGTTGCTCGTTTGTGAGGCAGGAGTTGGCATCGAGCTTTGATTGGGTCTTCCGAGCATTCCTAGAGGCTATGAGTGGCAAACCTCCTGACAACTTCATAACCGATCAGGATGGTGCAATGAGGCAGTCAATACAGAGCATCTTTCCAACCACAGTGCATCGTTGTTATCGATGGCACATCATGAAAAAGGCTCGGGAAAAAGTTGGTTGGCCGTCGTGCCGGAATCCAGGGCTCTCTGATGATTTCAACTACTGTGTTGACTTCAGCTTCACTATAGACGAGTTTGAGCAGAATTGGGCTGGGTTAATGATGAAGTACGAGGCTATGACACACACGCACTTTGAGGAGTTGTACGAATACATGTCAACTTGGGTGCCGTGCTACTTCAAACACAGGTTCTTCCCCTTCCTGCAGTCTACACAGCATAGTGACGGGTTCAACGCCGTCCTAAAAAGATATGTGAACCCACACAACTCAATGCTGAACTTCGTCAAGCAATATGAAAAAATTCAGAACCACATCCTTGCCAAGGAAGGCTGCAATGATTACAGGACAGAACACCTTGAGATTGAGCTATGGTCCAACTTCCCAATAGAGAGGCAAGCTTACGAAACCTACACTAGGGACCTTTACCGCAAGTTTGAGAAGAGTTTGAGCTGATTGGATGTTATAATGTGTTCCAAGTTGGTGCTGACCTTTTTGAGCTCAGACCGAACCAGGAATTTGTTGCCAAATATGGTTCTCGAAACTACTTGGTGTAGGCAAGGGTGGCTGAGGGTTCCTATTTGTGTGAGTGCTGCAAAATGGACAAGGACGACATGCTCTGTTGCCACATCCTCAAGGTGTTCACCCATATTGGAGTTGATGTCATACCGGAAAGGTACATGCTAAGACGGTGGACACCTACTGCTGTCCCTAGTGCGCCAGGGACCGGGTATGAGCAACTGGATGAAATGCCTCCTCAATCAaagaagaagataagggagagaAACATGATATACGATTTTTGGAAACTAGCCAAGTTTGCCAGTGGGCCTGATGCAGCACAGGCCATTGTATACAAGCATATGCACGGAGCACGTACCGAGATCGGCCACCTGAACAagtccaagaaaaagaaaaaaccggCTGCTGCTACGGGGCCATCAGATGATGGCAACCCTCGAGGACCTCCTCCACCTCTAGGCCCTACACGGCATgctccgccacctcctcccctACCTGGCCCGACAAGCAGTGCCCCGCGTGCTCCTCCCAATGGCTCTACAGGCAGTACTCAGGGGGCTCATCTGCTGGAATTTTATCTAtttatgggcctagcccaataacaatttcagaaattcctaataaatcctagaggcccacttagcccattcgtgcaaggcaagggacactactaaagtttagtcccacatttctagtttagagggagttggacctctttataagggaggttctttccccgtatgtatgagcatgagaataAGAGGGaaatccacgcgcgctcctcctccgctgcccgcctcgccacgccacgcctcgtcacgacgcgccgcgccgcgccgcaccgcgggttgcgggaatgagcggAATGTTGCACCCTTCGGCTGCTATCTGTTCGTTTCATCTGCCTCGTTCCCTTCAGCTCCCGACGcagcctctcgcctccttctcctgcgcctataaaagggaggtcgctcctctcagagagaCGTACCAGAACTCattcttcctctcgccaccggTTCCTGAACACTGCGCTGTTGCTACGATCTtcctcatcccggcttgcggcgtgcaccgcaggtcgggacaatatgcctccgaaaccgcacctctttgagtcctgtacgggagaagggtgataaggtttttggggagtgctctgcgcgactactgacttcttctTCACGGACAccccggactccgacgactacttccccgacgtcgacaacctcctcCCCGACATGGCTACcgaggacaccgaccccaagtccagtgctactgttgcagctgctgtcccgtacgtgttcttgTTTTTCCTGTTAGAGGTTCTGCCACAGTTCCTTGTTCTAGTCCTTGCCCTACACATGATAGGTTCTACTTCATATATGCTACTTGGTCTACTGTCTACTCTAGAGATGTTCGGTTCTAGTTTATATTTGCAGATGTTATCTACCTTCTCTTTGTCAGATTGCATGACTTGCTTTATCTCTGCTActttagtcatgctttatctagtatttccgttaataaaatcatatggtaaattgctcatatttccaacaatccaaaaaccttattataggcaatttacaccaagtggttttgctgcttccatgagacctcctatgtttgagggtatccactataagaggtggcgcgtgagagcagtcttatggtttcaaaccatgagttgctatgatgccactcttggcaaacctgaaggagagcttgatgctcaacatgcacaagcttttcagaaaatggatactctgtttaaggctgctctcttgagtgttcttggtgagaacatagttgatgcttatgcgtcaattgataatggaaaagatatgtgggatgcactcaaggccaagtttggggtctcggatgctggcactgagctgtacatcatggagcaattctatgattacaggatgactgaagagcgctacgtggttgagcaagctcatgagatatagtcatttgctagagaacttgagcacttcagttgtatgctaccagacaagtttgttgccggaggtatcatcaataagcttcctccttcatggaggaactttgctaccttactgaagcataagaggcaggagttttccgttccggatctcattggcactcttgatgtggaagaaaaggcgagagcaaaggacacacgtgctcgaggtattgagggaggatctagtgccaatctggaacagaagaagaacttccagccccacaagttcaagaacaagggcaagtttgatgggaagatgtaacatcccaaatttccaatttggaatgttatacattagataatcattgcatagcatattttattgcattttggcaaatcctcgataaatcctaagcaactcaaggaccctcggagagagttggggattttcccgatttttcatatttgattttatcaaataataaaaacgaggattttggttttaattatttttctctacgaaaaatatttcatattaaaataaatgagaggagaaaatatgaattctccaaaaaaattgaaatattggaggaaaaaatattaaaatcatatatgggattttattcggattttatttgcaattttacttgcataaaaaaaattgcacgttttcaaaactgcatttttgtgtcaaaaaaatgttcaccttgttctaattattttaattagacggggaaaatttgttttatcatttttggatttttctttatttttctgcgatttttttagattcggcggaattttttttaaaaaaaacaccgcgcccgaccgggccgaggcccagccgagccggccggcccaccccgcgccgtctccctcgcgcgcacgcctgcgccgccgccc
The Aegilops tauschii subsp. strangulata cultivar AL8/78 chromosome 3, Aet v6.0, whole genome shotgun sequence genome window above contains:
- the LOC141042706 gene encoding protein FAR1-RELATED SEQUENCE 5-like — protein: MSGKPPDNFITDQDGAMRQSIQSIFPTTVHRCYRWHIMKKAREKVGWPSCRNPGLSDDFNYCVDFSFTIDEFEQNWAGLMMKYEAMTHTHFEELYEYMSTWVPCYFKHRFFPFLQSTQHSDGFNAVLKRYVNPHNSMLNFVKQYEKIQNHILAKEGCNDYRTEHLEIELWSNFPIERQAYETYTRDLYRKFEKSLS
- the LOC109772759 gene encoding protein FAR1-RELATED SEQUENCE 5-like, which produces MGHDNVAGQSSTRGAPIVVSLQSESHTLGDTGTAANVPGPTRTELGAGAVQGEEGEDEAGSQPMEPYVGMRFDTLQIAKDHYNSYALWMGFSVKRNTSRRTARTNVLVKQQFCCNKYKKPKADDGGAEAPRVLDHIPDPKPIDSDEEMEDEPPIFAKEEAEFYGSEMMVPFGPKAITNLCTSFRRDDTKEGDMIETIAHFKDIQKTDPDFFYKVKYDEEDRVVNIFWMDGSARKAYAEAYHDCISFDTTYMTNMYNMPFAPFIGIN